Genomic window (Gadus morhua chromosome 3, gadMor3.0, whole genome shotgun sequence):
AGGATCTGCTGGGTGATGTCATCAACGTGCGCCGCGGCGTGGCCAGTGACATGGCTGGGCGCTCTGTGGCATGTGTCGATCGAAAGGTCAGTAAACCCACTTTgcattccatccatccataacaaaaataaataaatactctACTTCGAGATGGACTCTCCTCAAATATGTCTGCCCCTTACGACCCCATACTCTGCCCCTATTGGTCTGTGTTTTATGAACCTAGTTAAATGGGTTATACCAAAAAGGTTATAGTCCATTAATTCATTTGTACGTTCCATCttgctgtttgtctctctccatTGCAGGGCACTGGCAGATATGCAGTCTACGTCGCTAACTACGCCCGAGGGAACATCGCTCCCCACGCACTGATAGAGATGGATGAGGCTGCTAGTGATGTGGCACAGGGTATCATCGCTCTGTCCAATGTGGCTGCAGAGGCTGGAGTCAATAAATTCACAGGTCCGGGACAAAATGATTAACCCTCACTGAGCGGTTAAGTGTGTGGAACGCATTGGTCTTCACACCTCTCCGGTTCTCATTGAACTAAACCATTCACAATCTGCTGTCGTGTGTTCCGTGTCGTACAGGTGGGCGGGGAGTTGTTGTTGGACCAATCCTGAGCCAGACAATGTCTGATGTGTTCTGTGACAATGAGAACGGACCCAACTTCCTGTTCAAGAACAACGGAGATGGAACTTTTGTGGACAAGGCGAAGGCGGCAGGTGTGTAtgactgggggagggggggctttaGGGCAGATGGACACATTTAAATGCTTAATGATATGTACTACTCAGACCCATTACGTTGACTAAATAATTCGGTCATCAGAATGAGGATTTCATTTTCTAAATTCCTTTCCATCCAATCCTGATCTTAAAAACGTTGTTCAGTTGCcgtttaaatgttttaatagTTATTATTTAGTAGACCCCCCGATTGATTTTGAACTGCATGTAATGAAGGAGTACACAGGACATCGGCGTCTGGCTGAAGGATGTGGACCTTCGGGATTTGACCCCAGGACCCTGGGACCACCCGGCTATGCACTGCAGCCGTTGACCAGCTGTCGCCCTCTCCAGGTGTGGCGGACGAACACCAGCACGGCAGAGGAGTGGCTCTCGCCGACTTTGACGGCGACAGAAGGACGGACATCGTCTACGGAAACTGGAACGGCCCCCACCGGCTCTTCATGCAGGGGCCCCACCAGGGTTTCCGCGTGAGGAGACAGAAAACTTGCATTGCAAAACACAAGAGGTCCTAAATAAGTAACTTGCATGACTAGTCCCGTACTATTCTCTCTCCGCTCCCAGAATATAGCCACGGCAGCGTTCGCCAGCCCCTCGCCCGTCCGCACGCTCATCGCTGCAGACTTTGATAACGACAAGGAGCTGGAGGTGTTCTTCAACAACATCGCATACGGAGGGCGTGCACCGAACAGGCTGTTCAGGTAGCCCTGTTCAATCGGCATATTTCTAATATTGAACTTAATTGACGCAACATTTCTAATGTTAAACATTCAAACGTGTGCgcgtctaatgtgtgtgtgtgtgtgtgtgtgtgtgtgtgtgtgtgtgtgtgtgtgtgcgtgcagggttTCAAGGAGAGCCAGGATGGATCCTCTCATCCAGGAGCTGAATGTGGGGGAGGCTGAAGAGCCCCAGGGGAGAGGCACAGGTCAGTACACCGTCTCCTGTAGCTCTTTGCGTAACCCTATTGCACCAACAAACGCTAATTACTGTCCTGCACTTTCGTCACCCCTTCTTGTattaataaagtgtgtgtgtgtgtgtgtgtgtgtgtgtgtgtgtgtgtgtgtgtgtgtgtgtgtgtgtgtgtgtgtgtgtgtgtgtgtgtgtgtgtgtgtgtgtgtgtgtgtgtgtgtgtgtgtgtgtgtgtacaggagcCACGGTAACGGATCTGGACGGAGATGGACTGCTGGACCTGTTGGTAGCTCATGGAGAGAGTGCATCGCAGCCTATTTCAGTCTTCAAAGTCACACAGGTGTGTCTCATAGTGCTAGGCtcgcacacataacacacaggcTACTGCCccatatttaatttaatgtgTCATAGGTATTATATTTTGACTTAATTCTgaatcacatttttatttttaatagtcGAAGAAATATTGCAggtaattgaaaataaatatatattattaatgtcAGTTTATTTGTATGATGACTTGTTATTTTTTCCAAGATGGTTGCATACCATCATATGTGTTCCATTGTCATtttaattttccgaattttttaattttaaacacAAAAGAGAACCCCATAACAACCGCTAGGAGCATCGTAGCAACCATACAGAAGAACACCCTAGAAACCACAGAGAACACCCAAAGAAGACTCGTACAACACCCTAGCAGGCACCATTCAACTACAGCACTATTTCACTTCACATTACATATCAAACATACCGGGTACTACAAACATCCTTTTCAGCAAGCTGCACACCACCATTTTCTTTCTAATTGTACTTAATAACCCACTCAGTGACTTCTGTTTTCTGCGCAGGGCTCATCCAATAATTGGCTGCGTGTGATTCCACGCACCCAGTTCGGCGCCTTTGCCCGTGGTGCCCGGGTCACGGCCTTCACCAATGGCAGCGGTGCTCACGTGCGTGTCATAGACGGAGGGTCGGGCTACCTCTGTGAGATGGAACCGGTGGCTCATTTTGGACTAGGTAGCAGCAGGTCTTCGTGGTCCAAGCTGCCCACTGCAATCACTAGTTTGCAATCTTTCTACTATTTCCATTTCTATTTGACTTGTACTTATATTTGTATGTCCTATTGGTTATTTTTTCTTGCATTCGGCTACTTTAGAATAgataatgtttttttcacaCTCTTCAGGGTCCTCAGAGAACCAAGTACTATAAGATAGGATTTGATGGCGTCTTCTCTAGAGCCTTTTGTCcattctgggctactgtagaaacacgGCCAGGGCAACAGGGCATGTAAATAAATGAAGAGGTACGCAGCGGCCAGATTTGATTTTATAAACACCCTTATTGAACTCAATACCGACCAGCATGGACTATAGATACCTTGGAGTCATTTTTAGCTACAagctatttattaattattattaattgaaCTGTAACATATTGCAACTTCAATTACTCTTCAGAATAATCAACACAGCCATGACAAGATCTGACGCGGGAACGTCAAAATGATCTGAAACCGTTCACTCgttgacaggaagtgatgcggtGAGCGTACTGGAGGTGTCCTGGCCCGGTGGCAGCGTGGTGACGCGCCCACTGCACCCCGGGGAGATGAACTCTGTGGTCGAGGTGACCCATCCCGGCGCCGGGGAGACGAGTGTGCTTGCCAGTGATACGCAGGTATGCTCCACGGCGCTCACACACGAGCTATGACCCCTGGTAAATATCCCCCAATTGTTTGTGTCAGTGATGTGAGTCACCAATTGTATTGATAGGTTCATCTGAGAACTTGATTCGGTTTCATTtctttcctctctcactctggcaTCGTTACTATGCTTTAGAggtgacacattataccaccaggtgtgcgtgtgattagccgttacaagccgttacaacggcttgtaacggctaatcatacgcacacctggtggtaatatgtcaccttttaatgGTCAGTAATTGTTTTGCACTTACTTTTGCACTTATTGTTATACTTCTACATTACCAATGAAGAAATCAACAACATATAAGGTGTATATAACGTGACATAGAATAAATACGTGACTTTATTTTTCTTCCTTACAGTGTGGTCAAGGATTCGCTGTCCAAAATGGCAGATGTGCCGGTAAGTTTCAGGTTCCATTGCGTTGTGATTGTTCATTCATTGGTCAttgaatatattttattattattattaattattgattCTATGCTTTGTCGTACAGGTATCTGAGGACGGCTGCAATATCATTTCAACGCATTGTGGaactaagtaaaataaaatgataacattttatttttattttctgtactttgatcagctgtttgatgtgtactgattattttaaacaaataaTTAGTTTTAACTAAATGATTTACACCTTTTGTGCTTATCTGAAATTTGAAATAagcttttatttcttttttatcaGTGTTTTTTCCTTAGATGAATCCTCTGTCTTCCTAAAACTCTAACCCCAAGGCTTGTGTTTTGTTACTCTGAGGTCAATTACTGCATATTTCAGCCCCAGCTGTAACAACTGAGACCACATACAAAGAGTGATCACGGTTCACTCTGTCGCGTGCTGTGAAGCAGTTTGTAATAGGATGTTCTTTGGCCGATGGAAATAAGCGACGACTAAACTGTGAATGTGTTAAGCATAACATAATTTTAATGTGATTCTGTTCCTCTCAAACTCTTTGTGATTTTCTTTCTTGCTCTGATTATCTAGGAATGTCCACTGTTATGTTGAGAGAGGCAAACTGCAAGTAATGATATCATGGAGGGTAATGATataaacattttgaaaatatgcTTGAAACTGTTGTGATGAAGGAATATTTATTTGTTGCTTCTCATACACAGTTCATATGTATTAAAACAACAAGCTGTATGAAAAATCGTCTGCACAAATACAGTGTCACTAAAAACAAATACAGATTCACATTAACTGGGCAATTTTGGCAGTAATGGTTCTTTGGAGGCTTGTACAGCAATTAAAAAGAAAGGGATGTGGCATTTAGGAAGACATGACTCATTCATTTCTGAATGCTACATTTAGTTTACAGTATGTGTTTGCATAATCAATATATTTAGGAGAAGAGTGTTTGCTCACTGAGTCCAGAATGCCAATGTGTGACTATGTGGGTATGTACATGGATGTGAAACTAACTCTTGCATAACTAGAAGATATAATACTTGGCTGAGGGACATTCAGCTGCTACCAAACCACTCATGAACACAATTATTGGTGACTCGGCCCAGGGGGGAAGATAGGCATAGGCAGTTTGATTCCTGGCTCGCCATTGAATACTGTGGGCGGTGGTTTGCATCCTGTACTTCTAAACGTTGGATAATGCCTGTCCTAAGTCCAAGCTGACAGGATGTTGTTCTGGAGGGCTATTCATTTCAGAGATTGCTGAGATTGTATTCATATGTGTGCAACCGCTTTGAAAGGAAGGTTTTGCTGTGAAGCAATGTAATGTTTGCTTTCTTTCTTAGCTCCATTCAGCCTGGCTGATGCTAGCTTGGATATGTGGCGACAAACAAGAGGTTTATTAGCTGGTCGGACAGTAAATGTAGGTTGCTGTTGCCATGGATACATGAGGCCTTGATCAATGTGTCCGCGCCTCTTGGCATATTTGATAACTATAAAGGAGGAGCAGGATTCCAGTCATGGTATGTCCATAAAATGTCACTAGCAGCTTAATGTTCACATGAGCTACAACCACGGATTTAGCCCGTAAGCATGTTGTCTACCTAAAGTGTAAACTGATAAGGAGATGGAGAACCAAACCTCAAATGTATAGAACAGGACGGTACATGGTGGGCTGTACCGTACATGTTCGGTGAGTGTATTTTCTTATGAACATAACATATGAACAAGAACGGTGTTGTAGCGCAAGCTTAGCTGTAGACGCGCTGCATGGGAGGATCTCCGCATGGAGCCCCAGTGTTTGGTGatcaggcggggggggggggaacaccgGTCATCGAGCGGTGCTGCCCGACGTAGAGCTGCTCGCCGAGCTAGAGCCGCTGGAGCCCCGGTCCTCGTAGATGGAGATCTCAATCTGATCAGGCGGGCGGTTAGGGTGGCCAAACGGGACTGCCGTATGAACTACGGCCCCAGGCTTATGGGCCTAATCTGCCAGTTGGGCATCTTGTTACTTGAAGGGGACATATTAAaccatcaggtgtgagtgtgattagccgttacaagccgttttgaaaaacggcctcttctgacaagtgggcatgtccacctagatgggtgctggatagatcagtctaccagcctacccagtggactgtagcaaacgttgctcatctatctgtcatacatctaggtggacgcgcCCACTTGTgaggtcagaagaggccgatttccaaaacggcttttAACGGCTagtatgtcacctttaagcacCAAAACacttggaaacacacacaaacactcacatgcacacacgctaaTCATCGTCACGCGTTAAGGATACGACTCTCATCCCCCTGTCGATGGGGTCCGTGATGAGCAGCCCCCTGGGAGCGTAGACCTTCTCGTTCTGCTCCTGGATGTACTTGGCTATCTTCTTCAGCACCTGGCCcgcaccgagagagagacaagaggcgAGGAACACGACAGACACGGTCAAGGTCAGGGTCATGGTAGCGGCGGCGAGGGGAGGGACCTGGGGAGGACtgttttaaaggggacatattataccaccaggtgcgagtgtgattagccattaaaagccgttttgaaaatcggcctcttctgacatcacaagtgggcacacctggtggtataatccGTCCCCTTTAAAGTGCGGCGACCAGACGACGAGCGCTTGCCTTCTCGTAGCGCGTCTCCATGCAGAGGAAGATGAGGTAGGCGGTGGAGCACGCCACGCAAGCCTCCAGGTACGAGTGGGCTCCGATCTTCTCCGCCTCGGCGTAGAAGTTGTTCAGGGTCTTCACGGTCTCTTCGAACAGCGTCCGCTCGACCTGAACCCGGGCAGAAAACCAAGGCTCATTTAGAGGGCAGGGGTGTAGGTGATGGTGGTTGAAACACACCTTCCGTCATGGCGTGAGCCAAACTGAGGCCCAAAGCTCACAGCCGTGTCAGGACAGTCGGTAAATTATGTTTTAGTCCAGGATAGAGTTGAATCCTATGGGAAGGGCGATCCAATAGAGCCCCACTACATTTGCACTCTCTTGCGAAAATATTATTCTGTTCCCCTTTTTGGGTCGCACCGGAAATATAAACCAAATGTGCGGTCTGTGGCTTTGGGTTTAAGATTGAAAGTGTTTTCGATCGTACTCTTCTCTCCTATGATCTCACCCTGATCTCCAGCTCAGAGGGGAACTTGGTCTCTACTCACCCTGCTCTCCAGCTCAGACGGGAACTTGGTCTGGAACTTACAGGTGGTCCCCTCACTGTAGTCCCGCTGAACAAACACCTTGTTGACCAATGAGGCGCTGTGCCTCAGCTCCTGCAGGTTGTGGAACTACAGATCGAAGACATGCCCACACATCAACACGCTGGTCGAACGACAGAGGAGAAACGGTATATCACACGCAAatctctcccttcccttcccaGGTAGCTCGACCAGTTTATTTAACttgatttattttaacattGCGGTAATAACGCATGTTTTGCAATGTTTAGCTCATCAGTATCGTTTTATTGATCCAATGATACATCGTTACAAACGGCGGTATTGCCTTAGAGATCAATAGAGCAGGACAGAGGAGAAGCATACTGCATGTGATCGATAACCGAGCGTGTTCAAACTCAATCGTGCGTGTTGGATCCAAGCCCAGTCAGGGTCATACTATCTTATATACATGgtgttctctacctctctctcagtctgccgCTATGGGAGAGCAAACGGGAAGGAGATGAGACAACTTTCCACCGAAGCTCACAACAGATCGATGAGGCGGATgacaacagaaaatatgaacgTGGCTCAAGTTTCTCTTCTGATCTCCGGTGAACTATGCCTCTTGTTGCTTTTTTAAAAAATAGTAACAGTTTCAAATAAGGCATGCCGACAGCAACAGGGAAATAAACATGGAGGGAAAACAATCGCTCTCCATGGTGCTGGACGCTGTATGTGTGGTCAGCGGTCATCGGATTGGCCTACAACACAGGATTAATGGAGCGACTCGGCAGACAAAAAAGATGTGTTCACCAAGAGCTTAGCATCGCAAACACTGCATAGTGATATGCCGTGTCTGCCCCAGTTTCATAAACGAGGCATAAATAAAGAGGATGCGGATTTCCAGCAAAATGCCCGTTTATCCCTGAAGCCTGAGGTATGTTTCAATCAAAAGGGACATGATGCAACTAATACAATGAGACGTGTCCTACATTTCTTATGACAGCTTCGATGTATTTTGTGTTGCAGTGAGTGTTACTCCGTGCAGCCCGAGCCGTGCCTGCGGCGATGTCCACACTGTAATCTTGTTAATTTATAAACTTTCTATTGATCTACACCACATGAAGTAGAACAGGATGTATTAAAAGGCTATATTCTCACCTCTGTCGCCATGTTGCCATCCGTGGCCGTAGGGACGAGTTCCTTCACTACACTCGCTTTAATGGCACAGCACGGATTGGAGgacgagaggagggagggggagggggagtgggaaaAGAGACGCGGATAGACAGAACGTGAAGGGTTGGGCCAAAACGACGTCGACATCAGCGGGTTTTTACCCTTAGGGATCTTCTGATTGGCCAACCTGTTTTCTGATGAGGATGGACTAGTTTTGCAGCAATCCGTGTACATGAAAGTGTAGCGTGTAGATTTGTATGAATCAATGCAACAAATGTCATgttcaatttttatttttaggtGACTGGCAACAAAGCCAATAAAAGGCATTGCATGTGCAAAAGGAAACATATAGCACAATAAAGATGAAAGAAATCACCATAAAGTATTTTataattaaattatatttttttaaagcaaaataaGTAAGGGAAATATGGACACAACATAGAAAAGAATGAATTGACATTTACTAGTAtcttaaattaaatatattataatcaaacacaaacaatatgACCACTCCATTATTACAATAAAAGCATATCAAACCATTACATTCATTAGACTCCAAATCTTGATAAAAACAACTTTCCCTCTGTAATaaaaatgttgtgttataatAACCACCACATCATTACATTTTCTCCGTCTGCGTTACAGTACAATAACAATACTATACAGGGATCTGTAATCAAGATTGCCAGTTAAATATGTTATGAGTAAACAGTGGGTAAAAGCATGTTGcagtaatatatatttttttttttatttcatactAGACTTGCAATATGCCCTACACCTGATTTCTGTGTGTATTCCTTTGCTCAGCATAGGACAAAAAAGACTGTGCTCTGTGTTCTGTGAATGACTGTCAAGAGAACTGTTAAGTATTTATCATTACATTTACCAGTAACGTCCAGTTTGGCCTCCTTAAACTTCTCTAAAGGGAGACAACATAGAGGAACAGCTAGTAGGCCGAGAAGGTTCCACCGTTCCTCAGTCCAGTAAGCCAACGTAACCCTTTCCGGACTAAGTGCAGTGACATCAAAGATAAAAAGGCATTTGAAAGGGTttgcaaaaaattaaaaaacactGGTGAAGTAGAGCCAGGAGAACAGCGTAAAGGATTTCCAGCGACCCCTCGACAGCCACGGTGAACAGGAGGCTCTCGTCCCGCTGTTAGAGGACCTTGTTGAGGGAGGAGTTACAGGGAGCGCAGACAAACACCGTCTCCCTCTGGGCCTCAGGAGCTGACGGGACAGGCGACCGAAAGGGCTCAGGTCAGTCAGTGAATGAAATACCCTTTCCAGAGTTACAGTCATAGCACAGAAACACAGGTGGCGCTCAGATTCAGAACACTCATTTTGGGTCTGCTAACCTGAAGCGCCAGACCATTTGCTACACAGACCCATCTGGAAAGTCATAATTTGAAACAgtggggaaaataaataatgggcAGGTGATTGAATGAACCATCAGTCTATATCTTCTATCGCATATCCCGTGGATCACATAGTTCCTCATAGGATGCTGATTGGTTGACACAACCTCAGCACTTGGAGGTCTGGCTCGATATATTCTCGCAAGATCATAATTCCGTGAAGGTTATGTCAAAGCACCAGAAATGGTCAATGAATGTTATCGCTACAGTCTACATGTGCCCTTCAACTAAAAGAAGGAGAAGACCCATAATACGTGTTATGAGTGACCACTGCAAGTCTTATCCCCATCCCGAAaaaataagacacacacacacacacacacacacacattacctgTAGCTCCCATGGAGGAGCGTAGCACCTTGAATGAACAGCATCGAGAGCAGAAGCTGTTGCCACAGTTACTGCAGCTCCTCTGAAACAGGAAGAGTAAACGTGCAAAGAACCGTCCGGGGGAGAAAATTAAAAGCGTTAttgttcaattaaattaaattgtatttctatagcccttaatcaccattacagtctcaatgGGGTTAACGGGCCAAATGTTTTGTTATTATTCTGAATTCAGTAAACAATTAAAACATGGTGCTATATGCTTGCTACATGCTTCTATATTCACAAATTAAATTCTCACCCTTTTCTTGAGCACGGAGAAAACCGCACTGCAGCTGGAACAGTTACCTGCAGAGAGATCAACGGGGAGAACTTTAAACAATGGTTCAAATCTTCTGAACGGTCATGGGCATTACGGGGAGCCACAATAAGTGCCATTGAGTCAGTGTGGGCGGAGGTGGGTGAGCGGGCAGAGAGCAGGGGGCGGAGGTGTGCGAGTGCGAGGTCGGACCTGCACTGGCGGTGGGGTAGCGCTTGCGTAGCTTCTCAGTGAGCTTGGACACCTTGCTGCGGATGGGCTCGTTGCGGCTCAACAGGCCGTTGTCGGTGATACAGTCGTAGTCTGGGGTCCCCAGGGAGCAGTCGTCATCCTCCTGCAcgcagagagagaacgagagaccgagagagaacAGAAGACAGAACAAGCCTAAAATCAACATtgattgtaaaaagaaaaatggataAATGAAGAAAATCGAAACGTGCATTTCATGGCGATACATGGAAAAGGACAGTGACTCGCTGACTACATCAGTATACATAACCTACATGCATATCAAAGGAAGACTAATCAATTGGGACCACAAAAAAATATAGGAATTACAAGGCTACAATTACAAAGAATAGTGTTAAATTGGTAATCCCTCATACTGGGTCTCTATTGTTCTACTTATTCATACCAAGAGGAACCATGTCAGGCTAGTATGAGGAAGGAAAGGATCATGAAGGaggcatggatggatggagaaggGTGGATATGAGAGTTCCACTCACCACTAGGGTCAAAGGTGTCTCCTTATCAGAGAGCAAAGGACACAAGAAATCAATGTCACCTCATTGAAATAGAGGGCCCGCCCTCTACTCTAGTACACACCATGCAAACAATACACAGTCAGGAGCGAAAGCCAGCATAGAGACCCCCCTCGCAAGCTCCCATCCTGTTACACAGGTCAGGTATTTCCCTTCTCAGTCTGAAAGCTAGTTTTAATGCAGTATCCTCCTCTGAACAGGAGGGGGCAGCACTCACCTGCAGAGAAATAGCGTGCTCCTGAGTTCACAGGGCAGCAAGAAGCAAGAACAAGGATATGATTCATCAACATCAACTCTCACTTTAACTCATAATGCAAGACAAACAAACCATAACACATCGAATAAGCCGGTCATTGAAATATCGGAATAATACCTAGTAGTATACAAcactttaaaggagacatattatggtgttttcccaacgaGTAAACATAGTCTTTGAgatccagaaaacatgtttttgaagctgtttgctggaaatagcttttaggaaaaagtcccgcgccggagctgccggactgccgccgaagcttcgacTGCCGCCGTCGAACCCGGCTGGCCGGTGGGGGTAGCTtggtggcagtccggcagctcagctccgagaGTACAATCCcattctcctccatgtcctctCCTCCGCACTGCCGCCGAAGCCTCGGCGGCAGTGCGGCAGCTACGGCGgagggagctcggcggcagtccggcaaaGTCCGGCcaagttccccccgccggagccgCTCGTccactggtccacaaaatcttagctaagctctgattggaggggagtggggaagtgggaggtaatattgaactgtgcccccttcctacgtagaagggggcgccaaaacggactcgctcgtttggtaactgtaggcggggtactttcagaaatgcatatctcactcaaaaaatcatgtacagacttttttcagtttgtatgcgtgtgggagcaccagagaccccaAAAAataccccaaatcccaggaaaatttttgttttcataatatgtcccctttaacataCAAAATGGCGAAAGGCGATCTCAGTTGCATGCATTAAGAAGTATTTGGTTGTTAATTCATTATTCCCAACCAGGCTGAGTGAGAGAGTTAGAAACTGAGACTGAGATTGAGagtgagactgagagagagaatcttGTTGGTCCAATCAAACGGTCAAGTAGCTGAAGAAACTGCACACATTTACGTGCAATTGCTTGAAGTTAACCATACCTCTGTCCCAGTCATTTCTACACCGAGGTAATTTTTATCGTGAGCGATCACATCTCATACAAAGTGGATACAGTGTGCACTCATGCATATTCTAACTGCAGTATTGGTGACCTGCAAACCTTGCTTTTATTTAACCTGGCCCTACAACAATATTGCCCCCTGTGCGTGTCAAATTAGTCTGTCTACCTCAATGGCATCTTTAAATTCATCATCAGGCTCCGCTTCCTCCGCCTCTTCTACACTGCCAGGAGACAAGTCCTAC
Coding sequences:
- the golga7ba gene encoding golgin A7 family, member Ba, producing the protein MATEFHNLQELRHSASLVNKVFVQRDYSEGTTCKFQTKFPSELESRVERTLFEETVKTLNNFYAEAEKIGAHSYLEACVACSTAYLIFLCMETRYEKVLKKIAKYIQEQNEKVYAPRGLLITDPIDRGMRVIEISIYEDRGSSGSSSASSSTSGSTAR
- the crtac1a gene encoding cartilage acidic protein 1a; translation: MWQCTLWLLLAMWHGSHCQSSLPMFKDITGTVLPPDSLNNPTQLNYGMAVTDVDGDGDLEVVVAGYNGPNLVLKYDRVQNKLVNIAVDDQRSPFYALRDEAGNAIGVTACDVDGDGREEIYFLNTNNAYSGRATYSDKLFKFRNGRFEDLLGDVINVRRGVASDMAGRSVACVDRKGTGRYAVYVANYARGNIAPHALIEMDEAASDVAQGIIALSNVAAEAGVNKFTGGRGVVVGPILSQTMSDVFCDNENGPNFLFKNNGDGTFVDKAKAAGVADEHQHGRGVALADFDGDRRTDIVYGNWNGPHRLFMQGPHQGFRNIATAAFASPSPVRTLIAADFDNDKELEVFFNNIAYGGRAPNRLFRVSRRARMDPLIQELNVGEAEEPQGRGTGATVTDLDGDGLLDLLVAHGESASQPISVFKVTQGSSNNWLRVIPRTQFGAFARGARVTAFTNGSGAHVRVIDGGSGYLCEMEPVAHFGLGSDAVSVLEVSWPGGSVVTRPLHPGEMNSVVEVTHPGAGETSVLASDTQCGQGFAVQNGRCAGI